The Candidatus Zixiibacteriota bacterium genome includes the window TGGCCGTGGAGCACCTGGAGCTTAGGTCAAATCTCCAAATTAATCCTACTTGATTTCCCCAAAATGCGATGATTTCTAAATTATTCGAACGGTAAACCAGCTGCGCGGCAAGCTCCACGATGATACCCATCGGGAAATAATTGCCCAAACTGATCCAGTGTAATCTCGCTGAATATGCAAAGCTCATACACGGTGGGGGTGTTTTTTGAATTGATATAATAGTCTCGCAGGTAACGAATAATTTTCCAATGAAGCTCAGTTAAACCGTCGGGCAAGTTCCAACGCCGGGCCACCCGGTGAGCAAAACGTTCATTCCATTTTCTGAAATCAAGGAGAAAACCGACCTGATTTACCTTAAATTCCGCATCTTTCAGTGGCGGAGTTTCATAGGTTAGCCAAATATTGAGATCGCTCATGAAAGAAAAGTTGATGCCGGCAATTTTACAGGCTCCCCGATGGTACCCGGTTGGAAACAGCGACCGCAGCTGGGATAGAGTGATTTTATTTTCGGAGCAGGCCAAAACTATAACGGGGATTGAATTTTCATCCAGGAATTTTTGCCTTAAATAATTGATAAATTCCCAATGTTTTTCAGTCAGTCCTTCATGGATACCGAGTTCTTTCGCCAGACTTTCGGCGAAATTTTCATCCCACTGTTGGGGTGGGTCAAGAAAACCGAATTTATCCAACTGATATTCCTTATTATTCAGGAGTTTGTTCTGGTATTCCATCGGTAAAACCTCTATCCATTCATTTACTCAAATATATAATATGGAACAATATGAATTGGATTGCAATTTAATATAATGTGATTTCAATTTATAAAATCCGGCGGGAGTTTCCTGAAAACCCCTCCCGCCGGTTGCCCCCAAGAAATACATTCGGAAGCGTGCTCCTTCTCACATGATGATGGCATTGAAAACGGCGTCATGAACGCCGCCGACGACAACCTCACGCTTATGATACTCCATCAATTGCAATAACTGCCTTTTGCAATTGGAGCATGGAGCCGCCACGAACTTGGCGCCAGTATCATCGATTTGCTTCAATTTCATCTTTCCTGAAATATTCATACGAAATTCATATATATCATCCATAGCCGAGAGCCCCCCGCCTCCGCCGCAACACCAATTCCAATGGCGATTGGGAGTCATTTCGCGGAAATCGGCGCAGGCCGCTTTCATAATATTACGGGGTTCGTCGATAATGCCGCAGCTCCGACCAAAATTGCAGGGGTCGTGATAAGTAACCGGATCAGGATTGGCGCTTTTGTCGAACGTAATGGCTCCATCGTCAACCATTTTCGACGTAAATTGAAGGACATTGGTAATATCAAACGGCAATGGTCCCCACCATTGCGCCTTTTCCATTATGAAT containing:
- a CDS encoding TusE/DsrC/DsvC family sulfur relay protein, whose translation is MEYQNKLLNNKEYQLDKFGFLDPPQQWDENFAESLAKELGIHEGLTEKHWEFINYLRQKFLDENSIPVIVLACSENKITLSQLRSLFPTGYHRGACKIAGINFSFMSDLNIWLTYETPPLKDAEFKVNQVGFLLDFRKWNERFAHRVARRWNLPDGLTELHWKIIRYLRDYYINSKNTPTVYELCIFSEITLDQFGQLFPDGYHRGACRAAGLPFE